One genomic window of Roseateles sp. DAIF2 includes the following:
- a CDS encoding triacylglycerol lipase has product MLQAPFHPIIYVRGYAMSEGERNDTAADPFCGFNLGSTIYRASTDKREPPKKFVFESPLLRLAAEFGYGDVYENGLDIMDADWQPRAGNAGIPARSVVIYRYYDDGSTLLGEGKARNIEDYSRGLSALVRRVCALVAAQEGVPEAEVRCYLVAHSMGGLVVRGFLQNPALGEAAARRAVNKVFTYATPHNGIQLAGFQVPSWLTLNDIDNFNHRRMAGYLNLQAVYDKFRRVDFLPEAVFPIDRVFCMVGTNRADYEAGMGLSRAFAGNGSDGLVRVDNASVWGLDARLNITKTAATAYCYRAHSGFFGIVNSEEAYQNLSRFLFGDVRVDIWLQVDEVRLPEALEAQAAEVEALYQFELLARPRGKRWFLSRRTAEEDSPACRTHQQLTRQQDTGGNLIYLSTVFLANRAKVSTQDRTLAYAMDLGVRVPDYQINKRFWPDQHFEGSHLFRDSLLISLEPPINEGGDWQIKHNWESERVGVATRALSYETVKGGALQIEVALPAGHSKPGVSGKVLLIVSAWNT; this is encoded by the coding sequence ATGCTGCAGGCACCGTTCCATCCGATCATCTATGTGCGCGGCTACGCGATGAGCGAGGGCGAGCGCAACGACACCGCGGCCGATCCCTTCTGCGGCTTCAACCTCGGTTCGACGATCTACCGCGCCAGCACCGACAAGCGCGAGCCGCCGAAGAAGTTCGTGTTCGAGTCGCCGCTGCTGCGCCTGGCGGCCGAGTTCGGCTATGGCGATGTCTACGAGAACGGCCTGGACATCATGGACGCGGACTGGCAGCCGCGCGCCGGCAATGCCGGTATCCCGGCGCGCTCGGTCGTGATCTACCGCTACTACGACGACGGCTCGACCCTGCTGGGCGAGGGCAAGGCGCGCAACATCGAGGACTATTCGCGCGGCCTGTCGGCGCTGGTGCGGCGTGTCTGCGCGCTGGTGGCGGCGCAGGAGGGCGTGCCGGAGGCCGAGGTGCGCTGCTACCTGGTCGCGCATTCGATGGGAGGCCTGGTGGTGCGCGGCTTTCTGCAGAACCCGGCGCTCGGCGAGGCGGCGGCGCGGCGCGCGGTCAACAAGGTCTTTACCTACGCGACGCCGCATAACGGCATCCAGCTGGCCGGCTTCCAGGTGCCGTCCTGGCTGACCCTGAACGACATCGACAACTTCAACCACCGGCGCATGGCCGGCTACCTGAACCTGCAGGCGGTCTACGACAAGTTCCGGCGCGTCGACTTCCTACCCGAGGCGGTGTTCCCGATCGACCGGGTGTTCTGCATGGTCGGCACGAATCGCGCCGACTACGAGGCGGGCATGGGCCTGTCGCGCGCCTTCGCCGGCAATGGCAGCGACGGCCTGGTGCGGGTCGACAACGCCTCGGTCTGGGGCCTGGACGCGCGCCTGAACATCACCAAGACCGCGGCCACCGCTTATTGCTATCGCGCGCATTCCGGCTTCTTCGGCATCGTCAACAGCGAGGAGGCCTACCAGAACCTGTCGCGCTTCCTGTTCGGCGATGTGCGGGTGGACATCTGGCTGCAGGTCGACGAGGTGCGCCTGCCCGAGGCGCTGGAGGCCCAGGCGGCCGAGGTGGAGGCGCTCTACCAGTTCGAGCTGCTGGCGCGGCCGCGCGGCAAGCGCTGGTTCCTGAGCCGGCGCACCGCCGAGGAGGACTCGCCCGCCTGCCGCACCCACCAGCAGCTGACGCGCCAGCAGGACACCGGCGGCAACCTGATCTACCTGTCGACTGTCTTCCTCGCCAACCGCGCCAAGGTCAGCACCCAGGACCGCACCCTGGCCTATGCGATGGACCTGGGCGTGCGCGTGCCCGACTACCAGATCAACAAGCGCTTCTGGCCGGATCAGCATTTCGAGGGCAGCCATCTGTTCCGCGACAGCCTGCTGATCTCGCTGGAGCCGCCGATCAACGAAGGCGGAGACTGGCAGATCAAGCACAACTGGGAAAGCGAACGGGTCGGCGTCGCGACCCGCGCGCTCAGCTACGAAACGGTCAAGGGCGGTGCGCTGCAGATCGAGGTGGCCCTGCCGGCCGGCCACTCCAAGCCGGGCGTGTCGGGCAAGGTGCTGTTGATCGTGTCGGCGTGGAACACCTGA
- a CDS encoding RidA family protein — translation MLLLAAMPVVLLAACATPPTRDTAAAGISSSCIHAHPAGEAEIGYCQARRVGNTLYISGIVGQGPMPEAIAQVYGGLQRSLAANGLDFRHVVKETVFATDLDAFIRHKQLRKDYYAGHLPAASWVQVARLFQPAYVLEVELIAQFPQP, via the coding sequence ATGCTCCTGCTCGCTGCGATGCCCGTCGTCCTGCTGGCGGCCTGCGCCACACCACCGACGCGCGACACGGCGGCGGCGGGCATCTCTTCAAGCTGCATCCACGCCCATCCCGCCGGCGAGGCGGAGATCGGCTACTGCCAGGCGCGCCGCGTCGGCAACACGCTCTACATCTCCGGCATCGTCGGACAGGGCCCCATGCCGGAGGCGATCGCCCAGGTCTATGGCGGGCTGCAGCGCAGCCTGGCTGCCAACGGCCTGGACTTCCGCCATGTGGTCAAGGAGACGGTGTTCGCCACCGATCTCGATGCCTTCATCCGCCACAAGCAGCTGCGCAAGGACTATTACGCCGGCCATCTGCCGGCCGCCAGCTGGGTGCAGGTGGCGCGGCTGTTCCAGCCGGCTTATGTGCTGGAGGTGGAGCTGATCGCGCAGTTTCCCCAACCCTGA
- a CDS encoding multidrug efflux SMR transporter yields MSSQQALAWSLIAASVAAEVAGTMALRYADGFTRLMPSVAVCALYGVAIWLMSIAVRQLEVGPTYAVWAGSGTALTALLGIVWFDESAHAARLLGLALIVLGVVIINLGAR; encoded by the coding sequence ATGAGCTCACAACAAGCTCTGGCGTGGTCGCTCATCGCGGCCAGCGTGGCGGCGGAAGTCGCGGGCACCATGGCCCTGCGCTATGCGGACGGTTTCACCAGGCTCATGCCCTCCGTCGCCGTCTGCGCGCTGTACGGGGTGGCGATCTGGCTGATGTCGATCGCCGTCAGGCAGCTTGAGGTCGGTCCGACCTATGCCGTCTGGGCGGGCAGTGGAACGGCGCTGACGGCGCTGCTGGGTATCGTCTGGTTCGACGAATCGGCCCACGCGGCGCGGCTGCTGGGCTTGGCCCTGATCGTGCTGGGCGTCGTGATCATCAACCTCGGCGCGCGCTAG
- the glpK gene encoding glycerol kinase GlpK, with the protein MTYLLALDQGTSSSRAIVFDAQGGIVAMAQREFRQIYPQPGWVEHDALEIWDSQLAVAREVLAKANLKAADIKGLGITNQRETTVVWNRKTGLPIYHAIVWQDRRAEPICAALREQGLTPLVQGKTGLVIDAYFSGTKLKWILDQVPQAREQAERGELAFGTIDSWLIWRLTNGEMHVTDVSNAARTMLFNVHENRWDQELLELLEIPAAILPAVHPSAHEFGRVAPEHLGGAITIGGIAGDQQSALFGQACFKAGMAKNTYGTGCFMLMHTGARFQTSANGLITTSAAQSTSTPEFALEGSVFIGGAVVQWLRDGLQAIKGSGEVQALAESVPDAGGVMFVPAFTGLGAPYWNAEARGSIVGLTRGSTVAHIARAALESIAFQSAALLQAMSRDAVAAGGAPVSELRVDGGACVNNLLMQFQADLLGIPVVRPKVIETTALGAAYLAGLSAGVYRSLDELGDNWRAERRFLPTMPRERAAELMANWERAVRQACAS; encoded by the coding sequence ATGACCTACCTGCTCGCCCTCGACCAGGGCACCTCCAGCTCCCGCGCCATCGTGTTCGACGCGCAGGGCGGCATCGTCGCGATGGCGCAGCGCGAGTTCCGCCAGATCTACCCGCAGCCCGGCTGGGTCGAGCATGACGCGCTGGAGATCTGGGACAGCCAGCTGGCCGTCGCGCGCGAGGTGCTGGCCAAGGCGAACCTGAAGGCGGCCGACATCAAGGGCCTGGGCATCACCAACCAGCGCGAGACCACCGTGGTGTGGAACCGCAAGACCGGCCTGCCGATCTATCACGCCATCGTCTGGCAGGACCGCCGCGCCGAGCCCATCTGCGCCGCCCTGCGCGAGCAAGGCCTGACCCCGCTGGTGCAGGGCAAAACCGGCCTGGTGATCGACGCCTATTTCTCCGGCACCAAGTTGAAGTGGATCCTCGACCAGGTGCCGCAGGCGCGCGAGCAGGCCGAGCGCGGCGAGCTGGCCTTCGGCACGATCGACTCCTGGCTGATCTGGCGCCTGACCAATGGCGAGATGCATGTCACCGACGTCAGCAATGCCGCGCGCACGATGCTGTTCAATGTGCACGAGAACCGCTGGGACCAGGAGCTCCTGGAGCTCCTGGAAATCCCCGCCGCCATCCTGCCGGCGGTCCATCCCTCGGCGCATGAATTCGGCCGGGTCGCGCCCGAGCACCTGGGCGGCGCGATCACGATCGGCGGCATCGCCGGCGACCAGCAGAGCGCGCTGTTCGGCCAGGCCTGCTTCAAGGCCGGCATGGCCAAGAACACCTATGGCACCGGCTGCTTCATGCTGATGCACACCGGAGCGCGCTTCCAGACCTCGGCCAACGGCCTGATCACGACCAGCGCCGCGCAGTCGACCAGCACGCCCGAGTTCGCGCTGGAAGGCAGCGTCTTCATCGGCGGCGCGGTGGTGCAATGGCTGCGCGACGGGCTGCAGGCGATCAAGGGCTCGGGCGAGGTGCAGGCCCTCGCGGAGAGCGTGCCGGACGCCGGCGGCGTGATGTTCGTGCCGGCCTTCACCGGCCTGGGCGCGCCCTACTGGAACGCCGAGGCGCGGGGATCAATAGTCGGCCTGACGCGCGGCTCCACCGTCGCCCATATCGCGCGCGCCGCGCTGGAGAGCATCGCCTTCCAGAGCGCGGCCCTGCTGCAGGCGATGAGCCGCGACGCGGTCGCCGCCGGCGGCGCGCCGGTCAGCGAGCTGCGCGTCGACGGCGGCGCCTGCGTCAACAACCTGCTGATGCAGTTCCAGGCCGATCTGCTGGGCATCCCGGTCGTGCGCCCCAAGGTGATCGAGACCACCGCGCTGGGCGCCGCCTACCTGGCCGGTCTGAGCGCCGGCGTCTACCGCAGCCTGGACGAGTTGGGCGACAACTGGCGCGCCGAACGCCGCTTCCTGCCGACCATGCCGCGCGAACGCGCGGCCGAGCTGATGGCGAACTGGGAGCGGGCGGTCAGGCAGGCGTGCGCGAGCTGA
- a CDS encoding DeoR/GlpR family DNA-binding transcription regulator, whose product MPSNPRQNELLTEVRARGSVSVEALAEKFGVTLQTVRRDVQRLAEAGLVARFHGGVRVPASTTENIAYRQRQALQADGKARIARAIAQRIPNGCSLILNLGTTTEAVARELLHHKGLRVITNNLNVASILSDNTDCELVMVGGTVRHRDRGVVGEAAVDFIRQFKVDIGLIGISGIESDGSLRDFDYREVMVARTIIEHSREVWLAADHSKFNRPAMAEVARLPQIDLICTDEAPPEPFPTLLNDAGVELVVAD is encoded by the coding sequence ATTCCCAGCAACCCCCGCCAGAACGAGCTGCTCACCGAGGTGCGCGCACGCGGCTCGGTCAGCGTCGAGGCCCTGGCCGAGAAGTTCGGCGTCACCCTGCAGACCGTGCGCCGCGATGTGCAGCGCCTGGCCGAGGCCGGCCTGGTCGCGCGCTTCCACGGCGGCGTGCGCGTGCCCGCCAGCACCACCGAGAACATCGCCTACCGCCAGCGCCAGGCCCTGCAGGCGGACGGCAAGGCGCGCATCGCCCGCGCGATCGCGCAGCGCATCCCGAACGGCTGCTCGCTGATCCTGAACCTGGGCACGACCACCGAGGCGGTGGCGCGCGAGCTGCTGCACCACAAGGGCCTGCGCGTGATCACCAACAACCTGAACGTCGCCAGCATCCTGAGCGACAACACCGACTGCGAGTTGGTCATGGTGGGCGGCACGGTGCGGCACCGTGACCGCGGCGTGGTCGGCGAGGCGGCGGTGGACTTCATCCGCCAGTTCAAGGTGGACATCGGCCTGATCGGCATCTCCGGCATCGAGAGCGACGGCTCGCTGCGCGACTTCGACTACCGCGAGGTGATGGTCGCCCGCACCATCATCGAGCACTCGCGCGAGGTCTGGCTGGCCGCCGACCACAGCAAGTTCAACCGCCCGGCGATGGCCGAGGTCGCCCGGCTGCCGCAGATCGACCTGATCTGCACCGACGAAGCCCCGCCCGAGCCCTTCCCCACCCTGCTGAACGACGCCGGCGTAGAGTTGGTCGTGGCCGACTGA
- the glpD gene encoding glycerol-3-phosphate dehydrogenase yields MTAAQSTAAAASPAPNAQPYDVLVVGGGINGAGIARDLAGRGWKVLLAERDDFASHTSSSSTKLIHGGLRYLEYYEFSLVRKALQEREVLLKSAPHIMWPLRFVMPHDPAMRPAWMIRAGLFLYDHLARREVLPGSTSVNLRSSPVGKPLKLSYTRGFVYSDGWVNDARLVLLNALDAQEKGAELLTRSAVTAVQREADAWVATIATPEGERVVRARALVNAAGPWAESFLRGIARPARGEALATKSLRLVKGSHIVVKRCFEHDHAYIFQNPDKRIIFAIPYEDDYTLIGTTDVELPQEALAGLSKAQINEQEIAYLCEQASRYFAKPVTRADVVWSYAGVRPLLDDASGDPSAVTRDYLLESNTLGAPLLSVWGGKITTFRKLAEDAADLVGGMLGDKRQAWTEKAYLPGGDLREWIGAPKRPDTDFERLVTAVRQRHIWLPEALARRLCRAYGSRIGRVLGGASNLAELGQEVAPGLYEIELRYLQREEWARGAEDVLWRRSKLGLHYSEAQRRAVADWFQAHPAAGM; encoded by the coding sequence GTGACCGCCGCCCAATCCACCGCCGCTGCTGCCAGCCCCGCGCCCAACGCCCAGCCCTACGACGTGCTCGTCGTCGGCGGCGGCATCAATGGCGCCGGCATCGCGCGCGACCTGGCCGGCCGCGGCTGGAAGGTGCTGCTGGCCGAGCGCGACGACTTCGCCTCGCACACCTCCTCCTCCTCGACCAAGCTGATCCACGGCGGCCTGCGCTACCTGGAGTACTACGAGTTCTCGCTGGTGCGCAAGGCGCTGCAGGAGCGCGAGGTGCTGCTGAAGAGCGCGCCGCACATCATGTGGCCGCTGCGTTTCGTGATGCCGCATGACCCGGCGATGCGCCCGGCCTGGATGATCCGCGCCGGCCTGTTCCTCTACGACCATCTGGCGCGCCGCGAGGTGCTGCCCGGATCGACCAGCGTGAACCTGCGCAGCTCACCGGTCGGCAAGCCGCTGAAGCTCAGCTACACGCGCGGCTTTGTCTATTCCGACGGCTGGGTCAACGATGCCCGCCTGGTGCTGTTGAACGCGCTGGACGCGCAGGAGAAGGGCGCCGAACTGCTGACGCGCAGCGCGGTCACCGCGGTGCAGCGCGAGGCCGATGCCTGGGTCGCGACGATCGCCACCCCCGAGGGCGAGCGGGTCGTGCGCGCCCGCGCCCTGGTCAACGCGGCCGGCCCCTGGGCCGAGAGCTTCCTGCGCGGCATCGCGCGACCGGCGCGCGGCGAGGCCCTGGCCACCAAGAGCCTGCGCCTGGTCAAGGGCAGCCATATCGTCGTGAAGCGCTGCTTCGAGCACGACCATGCCTACATCTTCCAGAACCCCGACAAGCGCATCATCTTCGCGATCCCCTACGAGGACGACTACACGCTGATCGGCACCACCGACGTCGAGCTGCCGCAGGAGGCGCTGGCCGGCCTGAGCAAGGCGCAAATCAACGAGCAGGAGATCGCCTACCTGTGCGAGCAGGCCAGCCGCTATTTCGCCAAGCCGGTGACGCGCGCGGACGTGGTGTGGAGCTATGCCGGCGTGCGCCCGCTGCTGGACGACGCCTCGGGCGACCCCTCGGCCGTCACGCGCGACTACCTGCTGGAGAGCAACACCCTGGGCGCGCCGCTGCTGTCGGTCTGGGGCGGCAAGATCACCACCTTCCGCAAGCTGGCCGAGGACGCGGCCGACCTGGTCGGCGGCATGCTGGGCGACAAGCGCCAGGCCTGGACCGAGAAGGCCTACCTGCCCGGCGGCGATCTGCGCGAATGGATCGGCGCGCCCAAGCGCCCCGACACCGATTTCGAGCGCCTGGTGACGGCCGTGCGCCAGCGCCATATCTGGCTGCCGGAAGCGCTGGCGCGCCGCCTGTGCCGCGCCTATGGTTCGCGCATCGGCCGCGTGCTGGGCGGCGCCTCCAACCTGGCCGAGCTGGGGCAGGAGGTGGCGCCGGGCCTGTACGAGATCGAGCTGCGCTACCTGCAGCGTGAGGAATGGGCGCGCGGCGCCGAGGACGTGCTGTGGCGCCGCTCCAAGCTGGGCCTGCACTACAGCGAGGCGCAGCGCCGGGCGGTGGCGGACTGGTTCCAGGCCCATCCGGCCGCCGGCATGTGA
- a CDS encoding ABC transporter ATP-binding protein gives MQLSLQGISHRVGAAEHLYPLDLTLQPGAVTVLLGATQAGKTTLMRLMAGLDRPTAGKVLVDGVDVTGMPVRERNVAMVYQQFINYPSMTVRDNIASPLKLRGGATREAIAKQVDQLAERLHIEMHLDKLPAQLSGGQQQRVALARALAKNAPLMLLDEPLVNLDYKLREELREELSQLFATGGSTVVYATTEPAEALLLGGYTAVLDAGELLQYGPTAEVFHRPTSLRVARAFSDPPMNLLPAQGRGERIELMPGLALALPAQGAVTVGLRASALRVTGQPGDLAIKGKVELAEISGSDTFVHVHSEVGELVAQLTGVHYFELGAPITLYLQSAQAYVFDAQGALAIAPQRGR, from the coding sequence ATGCAATTGAGTCTGCAGGGCATCAGTCACCGGGTGGGCGCCGCCGAGCACCTCTACCCGCTGGACCTGACGCTCCAACCGGGGGCGGTCACCGTGCTGCTGGGCGCGACCCAGGCCGGCAAGACCACCCTGATGCGCCTGATGGCGGGGCTGGACCGGCCCACGGCCGGCAAGGTGCTGGTGGACGGGGTCGACGTCACCGGCATGCCGGTGCGCGAGCGCAATGTCGCGATGGTCTACCAGCAGTTCATCAACTACCCCTCGATGACGGTGCGCGACAACATCGCCTCGCCGCTGAAGCTGCGTGGCGGCGCCACCCGCGAGGCGATCGCCAAGCAGGTGGACCAGCTGGCCGAGAGGCTGCACATCGAGATGCACCTGGACAAGCTGCCGGCCCAGCTTTCCGGCGGGCAGCAGCAGCGCGTCGCGCTGGCGCGCGCGCTGGCCAAGAACGCGCCGCTGATGCTGCTGGACGAGCCGCTGGTCAACCTGGACTACAAGCTGCGCGAGGAACTGCGTGAGGAGCTGAGCCAGCTCTTCGCCACCGGTGGCTCCACCGTGGTCTATGCCACCACCGAGCCGGCCGAGGCCCTGCTGCTGGGCGGCTACACCGCGGTGCTGGACGCCGGCGAGCTGCTGCAGTACGGCCCGACCGCCGAGGTCTTCCACCGGCCCACCTCGCTGCGCGTCGCGCGCGCCTTCAGCGATCCGCCGATGAACCTGCTGCCGGCCCAGGGGCGCGGCGAGCGCATCGAGCTGATGCCGGGGCTGGCGCTGGCGCTGCCCGCTCAAGGAGCGGTGACCGTGGGCCTGCGCGCCAGCGCGCTGCGCGTCACCGGTCAGCCGGGCGACCTCGCGATCAAGGGCAAGGTCGAGCTGGCCGAGATCTCCGGCTCCGACACCTTCGTGCATGTGCACAGCGAGGTCGGCGAGCTGGTCGCGCAGCTGACCGGCGTGCATTACTTCGAGCTGGGCGCGCCCATCACCCTGTACCTGCAATCCGCGCAGGCCTATGTGTTCGACGCCCAGGGCGCGTTGGCGATCGCACCGCAGAGAGGCCGCTGA
- a CDS encoding ABC transporter ATP-binding protein has protein sequence MARIDLDLAHAYRANPQSDTDYALLPLKMTFDDGGAYALLGPSGCGKTTMLNIVSGLLKPSHGSVSFDGRDVTALSPQERNIAQVFQFPVIYDTMTVAENLAFPLKNRGVAPDRIKARVGKIAEMLEMSGQLNQRAAGLAADAKQKISLGRGLVREDVSAVLFDEPLTVIDPHLKWQLRRKLKQIHHELKLTLIYVTHDQVEALTFADQIVVMSRGRAVQVGSADALFEKPQHMFVGNFIGSPGMNFLPGRFKSNGVIEVAGQDLPLSFGVLYQQLEQAGEFTLGVRPEYVGLAPSGSAGTLRASVAQVQDIGTYWLVSLQAGAHPLKLRLPAQEQPPAIGAEVWLQVLGTHTCFYGRDERLLNNHSLAKEGLQA, from the coding sequence ATGGCAAGAATCGACCTCGACCTGGCCCATGCCTACCGGGCCAATCCGCAGAGCGACACCGACTACGCGTTGCTGCCGCTGAAGATGACGTTCGACGACGGCGGCGCCTATGCACTGCTGGGCCCCTCGGGCTGCGGCAAGACGACGATGCTCAACATCGTCTCGGGCCTCCTGAAGCCCTCGCATGGCTCGGTCAGCTTCGACGGCCGTGACGTCACCGCGCTGTCACCGCAGGAACGCAACATCGCCCAGGTGTTCCAGTTCCCGGTGATCTACGACACGATGACGGTGGCCGAGAACCTGGCCTTCCCGCTGAAGAACCGCGGCGTCGCGCCGGACCGGATCAAGGCCCGCGTCGGCAAGATCGCCGAGATGCTGGAGATGAGCGGCCAGCTGAACCAGCGCGCCGCCGGCCTGGCCGCGGACGCCAAGCAGAAGATCTCGCTGGGCCGCGGCCTGGTGCGCGAGGATGTCTCGGCGGTGCTGTTCGACGAACCGCTGACCGTGATCGACCCGCACCTGAAATGGCAGCTGCGGCGCAAGCTCAAGCAGATCCACCATGAGCTGAAACTGACCCTGATCTACGTGACACACGACCAGGTGGAGGCGCTGACCTTCGCCGATCAGATCGTCGTGATGTCGCGCGGCCGCGCGGTGCAGGTCGGCTCCGCCGACGCGCTGTTCGAGAAGCCGCAGCATATGTTCGTCGGCAACTTCATCGGCTCGCCCGGCATGAACTTCCTGCCGGGGCGCTTCAAGAGCAACGGCGTGATCGAGGTGGCGGGGCAAGACCTGCCCCTGTCCTTCGGCGTGCTGTATCAGCAGCTGGAGCAGGCGGGCGAGTTCACCCTGGGCGTGCGGCCCGAGTATGTGGGCCTGGCCCCGAGCGGCAGCGCCGGCACCCTGCGCGCCAGCGTGGCCCAGGTGCAGGACATCGGCACCTACTGGCTGGTCAGCTTGCAGGCCGGCGCCCATCCGCTCAAGCTGCGCCTGCCCGCGCAGGAACAGCCGCCGGCCATCGGCGCCGAGGTCTGGCTGCAGGTGCTGGGCACCCACACCTGCTTCTACGGCCGCGACGAGCGGCTGCTTAACAACCACTCTCTTGCCAAGGAAGGGCTGCAAGCATGA
- a CDS encoding carbohydrate ABC transporter permease — protein sequence MKPINQKAWFLVLPVFICVAFSAILPLMTVVNYSVQDIISPERRVFVGVEWFANVMRDEELHGALWRQLGFSLAVLLVEIPLGIALALSMPAQGWKASAVLVIVALSLLIPWNVVGTIWQIYGRADIGLLGAALQALGVDYNYTGNASDAWLTVLVMDVWHWTPLVALLCFAGLRSIPDAYYQAARIDGASKFAVFRYIQLPKMRGVLMIAVLLRFMDSFMIYTEPFVLTGGGPGNATTFLSQYLTQKAVGQFDLGPAAAFSLIYFLIILLLCFILYNWMQALGQAEKTEAAHG from the coding sequence ATGAAGCCCATCAATCAGAAGGCCTGGTTCCTGGTGCTGCCGGTCTTCATCTGCGTGGCCTTCTCGGCCATCCTGCCGCTGATGACGGTGGTGAACTACTCGGTGCAGGACATCATCTCGCCGGAGCGCCGCGTCTTCGTCGGCGTCGAATGGTTCGCCAATGTGATGCGCGACGAGGAGCTGCATGGCGCGCTGTGGCGCCAGCTCGGCTTCTCGCTGGCGGTACTGCTGGTCGAGATCCCGCTGGGTATCGCGCTGGCGCTGTCCATGCCGGCGCAGGGCTGGAAGGCCTCGGCGGTGCTGGTGATCGTGGCGCTGTCGCTGCTGATCCCCTGGAACGTGGTCGGCACCATCTGGCAGATCTACGGCCGGGCCGACATCGGCCTGCTCGGCGCCGCGCTGCAGGCCCTGGGCGTGGACTACAACTACACCGGCAATGCCAGCGACGCCTGGCTGACCGTGCTGGTGATGGATGTCTGGCACTGGACGCCGCTGGTGGCGCTGCTGTGCTTCGCCGGCCTGCGCTCGATCCCCGATGCCTACTACCAGGCCGCGCGCATCGACGGTGCCAGCAAGTTCGCGGTGTTCCGCTACATCCAGCTGCCCAAGATGCGCGGCGTGCTGATGATCGCGGTGCTCTTGCGCTTCATGGACAGCTTCATGATCTATACCGAACCCTTCGTGCTGACCGGCGGCGGCCCCGGCAATGCCACCACCTTCCTCAGCCAGTACCTGACGCAGAAGGCCGTCGGCCAGTTCGACCTGGGCCCGGCCGCGGCGTTCTCGCTGATCTACTTTCTGATCATCCTGCTGCTGTGCTTCATCCTCTACAACTGGATGCAGGCGCTGGGCCAGGCCGAAAAGACGGAGGCCGCTCATGGATGA
- a CDS encoding carbohydrate ABC transporter permease, producing the protein MDEKRFKKRTIFLIAYLVFALLPIYWMVNMSFKTNQEILSSFSFFPQAFTWDNYKTIFTDPSWYSGYINSLIYVAINTVISITVALPAAYAFSRYSFLGDKHVFFWLLTNRMTPPAVFLLPFFQLYTTLGLMDTHLAVALAHLLFNVPLAVWILEGFMSGIPREIDETAYIDGYSFPRFFLTIFLPLIKAGVGVAAFFCFMFSWVELLLARTLTSVNAKPIVATMTRTVSASGMDWATLAAAGTLTIVPGAIVIWFVRHYIAKGFAMGRV; encoded by the coding sequence ATGGATGAGAAACGCTTCAAGAAGCGCACGATCTTCCTGATCGCCTACCTGGTGTTCGCCCTGCTGCCCATCTACTGGATGGTCAACATGAGCTTCAAGACCAACCAGGAGATCCTGTCCAGCTTCAGCTTTTTCCCGCAGGCCTTCACCTGGGACAACTACAAGACGATCTTCACCGACCCGTCCTGGTACTCGGGCTATATCAACAGCCTGATCTATGTGGCGATCAACACGGTGATTTCGATCACCGTGGCGCTGCCGGCCGCCTATGCCTTCAGCCGCTATTCCTTCCTCGGCGACAAGCATGTGTTCTTCTGGCTGCTGACCAACCGCATGACGCCGCCCGCGGTGTTCCTGTTGCCCTTCTTCCAGCTCTACACGACCCTGGGCCTGATGGACACCCACCTCGCGGTGGCGCTGGCCCATCTGCTGTTCAACGTGCCGCTGGCGGTGTGGATCCTGGAAGGCTTCATGAGCGGCATCCCTCGAGAAATCGACGAGACCGCGTACATCGACGGCTACAGCTTCCCGCGCTTCTTCCTGACCATCTTCCTGCCGCTGATCAAGGCGGGCGTCGGCGTCGCGGCCTTCTTCTGCTTCATGTTCAGCTGGGTCGAGCTGCTGCTGGCCCGCACCCTGACCAGCGTCAACGCCAAGCCCATCGTCGCGACGATGACCCGCACCGTCAGCGCTTCCGGCATGGACTGGGCGACGCTGGCCGCGGCCGGTACCCTGACCATCGTGCCGGGCGCGATCGTGATCTGGTTCGTGCGCCACTACATCGCGAAGGGTTTCGCGATGGGACGCGTTTGA
- a CDS encoding DUF2160 domain-containing protein, with translation MFDWMVWTTPVAVFFTCIVLMLAGMTVWEIKSPTSLRKGFLPLKTTRGDRLFIGLLSAAYINLAFVGLAARFAEWFKLESEPSVWISFVLSMLVLALIMRKG, from the coding sequence ATGTTTGACTGGATGGTTTGGACGACGCCCGTCGCCGTCTTTTTCACCTGCATCGTGCTGATGCTGGCCGGCATGACGGTCTGGGAAATCAAATCCCCGACCAGCCTGCGCAAGGGCTTCCTGCCGCTGAAGACGACGCGCGGCGACCGGCTCTTCATCGGCCTGCTCAGCGCGGCCTATATCAACCTGGCCTTCGTCGGCCTGGCCGCCCGCTTCGCCGAATGGTTCAAGCTGGAGAGCGAACCCAGCGTCTGGATCAGCTTCGTGCTGTCGATGCTCGTGCTGGCGCTGATCATGCGCAAGGGCTGA